In Humulus lupulus chromosome 7, drHumLupu1.1, whole genome shotgun sequence, the following are encoded in one genomic region:
- the LOC133788640 gene encoding uncharacterized protein LOC133788640 encodes MGTTHFPTGASCFALQVVKGRWFSVFASFLIMFGAGATYLFGVYSKQIKATLGYDQKTLNLIGFFKDLGANVGVFSGLIAEVTPTWFVLLIGAAMNFAGYFMIFLSVAGKIPKPKVWQMCLYICIGANSQNFANTGALVTCVKNFPESRGVMLGLLKGFVGLSGAVMTQIYFAIYGDDSKSLILLIAWLPAALSVVFVYTIRIIEPEKRKGSNKDELRVFYHFLYVSIFMALFIMAMIIAQKLIQFPRAAYAGSATVVCVLLFVPLLIAIREERHLWNLRKQIPGLPSQILFENPKEVKPVSSSSTSTEKKRYQIQNQESPKAKSCFLTVFDPPPRGEDYTILQALLSADMLILFLATLCGLGSSLTAVDNLGQIGESLGYPAHTVSSFVSLVSIWNYFGRVFSGFVSESLLVKYKVPRPLMMTFVLLLSCIGHLLVAFPIPGSVYISSIIIGFSFGAQLPLLFAIISELFGLKYYSTLFNCGQLASPLGSYILNVKVAGALYDREALKELARKGLDRNSVEELVCVGKQCYRLSFSILAIVTFFGAVVSLVLVYRTKEFYKGDIYKKFRVSDEGEIEMKVEEKGLTNMSSTVVNGRC; translated from the coding sequence ATGGGGACGACCCATTTCCCCACCGGAGCGTCATGTTTCGCACTCCAGGTGGTGAAAGGCCGATGGTTCAGCGTTTTCGCCTCCTTCCTAATCATGTTCggtgcaggagccacctacctcTTCGGAGTCTACTCCAAGCAGATTAAGGCCACTCTCGGTTACGACCAGAAGACCCTCAACCTCATCGGCTTTTTCAAAGATCTTGGAGCCAACGTCGGAGTTTTCTCTGGCCTCATTGCTGAGGTCACCCCCACCTGGTTCGTCCTCCTCATCGGAGCAGCCATGAACTTCGCCGGCTACTTCATGATCTTTCTTTCCGTCGCTGGAAAAATCCCGAAACCCAAAGTCTGGCAAATGTGTCTCTACATCTGTATTGGAGCCAACTCGCAGAATTTCGCTAATACTGGAGCTCTGGTCACCTGCGTCAAGAATTTCCCTGAAAGCAGAGGAGTCATGTTGGGTCTTTTGAAAGGCTTTGTGGGACTGAGCGGTGCTGTTATGACTCAGATCTATTTTGCCATTTATGGGGACGACTCTAAATCTCTGATTCTCCTTATCGCTTGGCTTCCCGCGGCGTTGTCTGTGGTTTTTGTCTACACCATTCGGATTATCGAGCCAGAGAAGAGAAAGGGTTCGAATAAGGATGAGCTTAGAGTCTTTTACCATTTTCTCTACGTTTCTATCTTTATGGCTTTGTTTATTATGGCTATGATTATTGCTCAGAAACTAATCCAGTTTCCCAGAGCCGCTTATGCTGGGAGTGCAACTGTTGTTTGCGTTTTGCTCTTTGTACCTCTTTTAATCGCCATTAGAGAAGAGCGTCACCTCTGGAATCTCAGAAAACAGATCCCCGGCCTTCCTTCTCAGATCCTTTTCGAAAACCCTAAAGAGGTAAAGCccgtttcttcttcttctactagTACAGAGAAAAAGCGATACCAGATTCAGAATCAAGAGAGTCCCAAAGCGAAATCTTGTTTTTTAACCGTATTCGACCCCCCACCCAGAGGAGAAGACTACACCATTTTACAAGCTCTCTTAAGTGCAGACATGCTCATCCTCTTCCTCGCGACGCTTTGTGGACTCGGTTCGAGTTTGACCGCCGTTGACAACCTGGGTCAGATCGGCGAATCACTGGGCTACCCAGCTCATACCGTGAGTTCATTCGTCTCCCTTGTCAGTATTTGGAACTATTTCGGCCGTGTCTTTTCTGGATTCGTTTCTGAAAGCCTTTTAGTCAAATACAAGGTCCCACGGCCATTGATGATGACATTTGTTCTTCTCCTCTCATGCATTGGTCATCTCCTCGTAGCATTTCCCATTCCTGGTTCGGTCTACATCTCTTCGATCATAATCGGGTTCTCATTCGGAGCCCAATTGCCCCTGCTTTTCGCCATAATTTCAGAGCTTTTCGGGCTCAAATATTACTCCACATTGTTCAATTGTGGGCAGTTGGCGAGTCCCCTGGGTTCGTATATCCTCAATGTTAAAGTCGCTGGAGCACTTTACGATAGAGAAGCATTGAAGGAGCTGGCAAGAAAAGGGTTGGATCGGAATTCGGTGGAGGAGTTGGTCTGTGTTGGGAAACAGTGTTATAGGTTGTCGTTTTCAATTTTGGCTATCGTTACGTTCTTTGGAGCTGTGGTTTCGTTGGTTTTGGTGTATAGAACGAAAGAGTTTTATAAAGGTGATATTTATAAAAAGTTTAGAGTGTCGGACGAAGGTGAGATTGAGATGAAAGTTGAGGAAAAGGGTTTGACTAATATGTCTTCTACTGTTGTCAACGGTCGGTGCTGA